One stretch of Oncorhynchus keta strain PuntledgeMale-10-30-2019 chromosome 18, Oket_V2, whole genome shotgun sequence DNA includes these proteins:
- the LOC118397580 gene encoding T-lymphocyte activation antigen CD80-like yields MDVVHGMCVQWLLRCVLFLVSLPFLQSKDVTMVIGEVGGAVTIPCTSDLCENHLVFMYIQRPGSNGNNPRFINGYHMNKRLDPKEYTNRTHVDPRQRTMKLWSILPSDEGLYECHIQYQTKKKQENIQLNVTANYSIPIVTVACDNVICLVTCSSDSGYPRRDIEWSPNPPLNQSHWRVVNSSDVTDPVSMLFSVFSSISVNCSSGPRLNLSCAVGGALSQEHTVCWPQTGSPDAYVTSAVVAGAVALLCFLLAGLFVFKERKAQTARVDQDGEEAARPAERVQLTCRNLDS; encoded by the exons ATGGACGTG GTCCATGGGATGTGTGTGCAATGGCTACTTCG GTGTGTCCTCTTCCTGGTATCGCTGCCGTTTCTTCAAAGTAAAG atgtcaCCATGGTGATAGGAGAGGTGGGCGGGGCTGTGACTATCCCCTGTACCTCAGACCTCTGTGAGAACCATCTGGTCTTCATGTACATACAGAGACCTGGTTCCAATGGAAATAATCCCCGGTTCATTAATGGCTACCATATGAATAAGCGGTTAGACCCTAAGGAGTACACTAACCGCACACATGTAGACCCCAGACAGCGAACAATGAAGCTGTGGAGTATATTGCCGTCAGATGAGGGGCTGTACGAGTGTCACATTCAATACCAAACCAAGAAGAAGCAGGAGAACATACAGCTCAATGTGACAG CCAACTacagcatccccattgtaacggtGGCCTGTGACAACGTCATTTGCTTGGTGACGTGTTCCTCCGACAGTGGTTACCCTCGTAGGGACATTGAGTGGAGCCCAAACCCTCCTCTGAACCAGAGCCACTGGAGAGTAGTGAACAGTAGTGATGTGACAGACCCGGTCTCTATGCTGTTCTCTGTCTTCAGTTCCATATCCGTCAACTGCTCCTCCGGACCCCGGCTGAACCTCAGCTGTGCTGTAGGGGGCGCCCTTTCACAGGAACACACTGTCT GCTGGCCTCAGACAGGCTCTCCTGATGCTTATGTGACTTCTGCAGTTGTGGCTGGTGCTGTTGCTCTGCTGTGTTTCCTGCTGGCTGGGCTGTTTGTCTTCAAGGAAAGGAAGGCTCAGACAGCCAGAGTTGATCAAG ATGGGGAGGAAGCAGCAAGGCCAGCTGA AAGGGTACAGCTCACCTGCAGGAACCTAGATTCTTAA